The following is a genomic window from Burkholderia oklahomensis C6786.
AGCAGGCTCTGCTGGCGCGCGTCCATTTCGGCCTTGACGGTCGCGCCGAAGCGCTTCTGCTCGCGCAGCGTCATGCCGAACGCGCGCACGAGCCCCATGTTGCCGATCACGTCGACGAGCTCGCCGTCGACGGCCGCCGCTCTCGCGGCGAAGCGGTGGTGGCGCACCGAGCCGCGCCTCGCGAGCTTGAACAGCACGATCGCGAGCACGGCCGAGCACGACAGCAGGCCGAGCGCCATCAGCGGATTGACGACGATGATCATCAGGATCGCGCCCATCACCGCGATGCACGGCGGCAGCACGTTCCACGCCATCGTGTTCTCGGCCGTGTAGATCGCGTTCGACGTCGCGGTGATCCGGCTCGCGAGCGTGCCGGGCTGCTTCTCCGCGTAGTAGGTCGGCGAGTGGCCGCTCAGATATTGGAACAGGTCGCGGCGCAGGTCGCCCGTCACCGCGACGAACGTGTGCGCGGCGACCCAGCCGCCGACGCGCCACAGCAGGTTGTCCGCGGCGATGAGGCCGACGAGGAGCGCGAACGCGCCCCAGAGCGGGCCCGGATGATGGCGGCCGGCCGCGAGCACGTCGATCAGGTGCTTGATCGCATATTGCGAGCCGAGCGCGCAGCCGACCGCCGCGAGCACGCTCACGAGCACGATGACGTGCGCGACGGGATGCAACCGGATGTAGCGGAACAGGAACGCGAGCGGCCGATCGGCGTAGCTCGCGAGCTTCGCGTTGTAGGCGTTGCGCTGGGCAGGGTTGAGAGCTTCCAAAATCAGTGCGTGTGGTGAAACGAGGGTTGAACGCCGCGCCCGAACGTCGCGCCGAGAAGCAGGCGAAAGCCGGCATTGTAATCAAGCCGGTGCGTCGCGCTGCGCCCGAGTTGCGTAACGCCGGGGGTATGCGACTCATTTTGGGATAAAATTTTGCGTCTTGTGGCGCGTTCCTCTCGTCGTTCGACGAAAACCGCCGCGCGCACGGCCTGTCCGCGCATGGAGCGGGGCAGACGCAACTACTCTAAAACGGTCTTCAGGTCAGGAGATTGGCAAAGTGTTGCGTCTTTGTAACAACGTAAAGACTTTGAAATGTTGTGCGCCGCACTGTCCGCGACACCCGATAATCGACCTCGGGTTTGCCCTTAGGTGTTTTACTGGAACCTGTCAACGGATTTTCCGCTGAAACGTTAATTGCGCGTGCGGCGCGGCCTGCGAGGCAACGCAGCTTCAGTGTCGCGAGCCGGCTCGCCGGACGTCCAACCGACGTCGCGGCGGCGTTCGGCAGGCGGGCGATCGACCCGCTGCTTTATTTTTTGCCGATTTTTTAGGAGTTGCACATGCGAATCGCTCAAATCGCTCCGTTGCACGAAGCGGTTCCCCCGAAACTGTACGGCGGTACCGAACGGGTGGTGTCCTATCTGACCGAGGCGCTCGTCGAGATGGGGCATGACGTCACGCTCTTCGCGAGCGGCGATTCGCAGACCTCCGCCAAGCTCGAGGCCGTGTGGCCGCAGGCGCTGCGCCTGGATCCGACGATCCGCGACGTGATGGCGCCGCACATGCTGCTGCTCGAGGAAGTCCGCCGCCGCGCGGACGAATTCGACGTGCTGCACTTCCACATCGACTACTACCCGTTCCCGCTGTTCTCGCGCCAGCCGGTGCCGCATCTGACGACGCTGCACGGCCGTCTCGACCTGCCGGAGCTGCAGCCGATCTTCAACACGTTCGACAACGTGCCCGTCGTGTCGATCTCCGACAACCAGCGCGTGCCGCTCCCGCAGGCGAGCTGGCTGTCGACCGTCTATCACGGCCTGCCGGAAAACCTGCTGAAGCCGATCCCGGACGTGAAGCCGGGCTATCTCGCGTTCCTCGGCCGCATCTCGCCGGAAAAGCGCGTCGACACGGCGATCCGGATCGCCGAGCAGGCCGGCATGCCGATCAAGATCGCGGCGAAGCTCGACAAGGCCGACCGCGCGTACTACGAAGAGAAGATCAAGCCGCTCTTCTCGCTGCCGCACGTCGAGTACATCGGCGAGATCAGCGAAGCCGAGAAGGCCGAGTTCCTCGGCAACGCGCACGCGCTGCTGTTCCCGATCGACTGGCCGGAGCCGTTCGGCCTCGTGATGATCGAGGCGATGGCGTGCGGCACGCCCGTCATCGCGTTCAAGCGCGGCTCGGTGCCTGAAGTGATCGACAACGGCGTGTCGGGCTTCGTCGTCGAGGACGAGCTGTCGGCCGTCGCCGCCGTCAAGCGTCTGCACACGCTTCCGCGCGAGCGGGTGCGCGGCGCGTTCGACGCGCGCTTCACGTCGAAGGTGATGGCGCAGAACTACGTGAAGGGCTACGAAGAGTTGCTGCGCCAGAAGCGCCGCACCGTGCTGCGCGAAGTCAACGCAGGCTGACGCGTCGCGTCTTTCCCGCGCAAGGCCGCGCGGGGCGCGCTCGAGCGCCGCACGCTTCATCGATGCCCCGCCCGGGTCCACCGGGCGGGGCATTTTGCATTCGGGGCCGGGTTCCCGGCCGATCCGGGCGTGCGCCCGGCATCTGTTGTATCCGCGCCGCGCCGCCGCGTTCCGAAACGCGGCAAACCGGCGATTTGCGGCGCGCGGGCATCAGCCGACCTAGTAATGTCCCTATAATGGCCGTGCCGTAAAATCAGGCCCCGGCAAGGCCGTCAAGAGGAGAGAGCTTTGGCGAGAACGAAAACCACGCGCGCGAATCCGGCTCCCGGCTCGGGCGTCATTTTCGCGTTGCGAGCCATCGGTCTCGTGCTGCTCGCCCGCTGGCTCTTCTCGATGTCGCTGATGGGCTATCGCGCGTCGCTGTCGGCGATGGCGTCGTCGCCGTGGGCGTGCATCAACGTCGTCCTCATCTTCCTGCTGCTCGTCCTTCCCGGCGCGCAGGCGCGCGCCGAGCGGCCGTTCCATCCGCTTCCGCAATGGCTGCGCCAGGCGCTGCGCTTCTTCGCGTTGCTCGGCTTCCTGTTCGCCGTGTGGTCGGTCGGCGTGTTCGCATGGGCGGCCGGCTGGCGCCGCGCGCTGCACGCGCTGACGGTCAGCAACGGCTGGCTCGTCGCCGCGCCCGCGCTCTACGCGGCCGTCGTCTGGATGTGCCGGCCGCGCGCGCTGTGGCGCACGAACGTCGCCGCGCGCCGCTACGCGATCGGCCGCTATGCGATCTCGCTCGATACGCTGACGCGCACCGTCGTCGTCTGGATGGAAAGCCGCAAGGTCGGGCAATACGACGCGCGCGAGCTGTCGGTCCGCTGGCCGAAGGGCGCCGCGCCTCGATCCGCCGACGCGCAATCCGTCGCGCCTCGGTCCGCCGCGGCCGCCGCCGCGCAGCCGAACGGCCGGCGGTTCGCGCGACCGAAGATCGAGCTGCTGTGGGATTCGCCCGCCGCGGTCGGCCATAACCGCCAGATCGTGATGCGCGCGCCGCTCGCGACGGAAGGCGACCGCGTCGCGGCGCGCGCGCTCGACGCGTCGCTCAAGCAGATCGCGTGACGCCGGCGGGCCGGCTCGTGCCGCCGCGTTCGCTTCGCCGACACCAGGAGGACCGATGTTGACCGTTCGATGGTTGCTCGCCGCCGTTCATCTGCTCGCGTTCGGTTTCGCGCTTGCGTCGATCGCCGCGCGCAACCGCGCGCTGCGCCGCGTCGCCGCGTCGCGGCAGTCCGCCGATCTGCCCGACGTGTTCCGGGCGGACGCGATCTGGGGCGTGTCCGCGCTCGTGCTGATCACGACGGGCATCGTCCGCGCGTTCGGCGGTTTCGAGAAGGGCGGCGAATACTATCTGCACGCGCCGCTCTTTCATCTGAAGATGGGGGCGCTCGCGCTGATCCTCGTGTTCGAGCTGGTTCCGATGATGGGGCTCATCCGCTGGCGCGTCACCGCGCGCCGCGGGATGCTGCCCGACCTCGCACGCGCGCCCGCGTATGCGCGGATCGGCCATGTGCAGGCGGCGCTCGTCGTCGTGATCGTGTTCGCCGCGGCCGGGATGGCGCGCGGCGTCGGGCTCTGACGGGCGACAGGCATCGCGCATGCGCGGCGGCCGTCGCGCGCGCGGGGCCCGCGCGACGATGCGTCGCCGACGGCTGATGCACCGATGCGCGCGACCATCGACACATCGGGTGTCGTGCGTCAACCTTTCCCGTGTGCGCGACGGCGGCCGCCCGCAAGGCGTTGCGCGTGCGTTTGCGCGTGCGAGCCGGATGGGCGCCGGCGTATGACGCGACGCACGCTGAATTGCTGCCGCGCCCGCTTGCCGCTTCACACGTGGTCGCCCGCGCCGCGCGGGCTTCCTCCTTTACACGACGTTCTTCTCGACGATCGGCCGTCCTGCCAGCACGCGCTCGAAGCCGAGCGGCGACAAGTCGAGCGAAGCGTACCGTCCATGCAGAATCAGCTCCGCGACGCCGCGCCCCGTCGCCGGCCCTTGCTGCAGCCCGTGCCCCGAGAAGCCGTTCGCGAAGATGCAGTTGTCGACATCCGGATGCGGCCCGATGATCGCGTTCTGGTCGAGCACGTTGTACTCGTAGTAGCCGGACCAGCTGCGCGCGACCCGCAGCGCTTCGAACTGCGGCACGCGTTGCGCGAGCGTCGGCCAGATCAGGTCGTCGAAGAGCGCGTGGTCGACGTCGTCGAGCGGCAGATCGTCGAAGTCGCGCTCGGGCGGCGGCGCCGCGCCGCAGATGAACGACGCGCCTTCCGGCCGGAAGTAGACGCCGCTCGGATCGACGACGAGCGGGCAGCGCGGCAGCACGGCCGGCGACGTCACGTTGAAGATGCTGCGGCGGCGCGCATGGACGGGCAGGTCGACGCCGACGAACGCCGCGATCGTGCGCGCCCACGGCCCGGCCGCGTTGACCATCGCGTCGCAGTCGTATGCGTGGCCGTCGCCTGCCAGCAGTTGCGTGACGCGGCGTCCGTCGACGCGCGCGCCCGTCACGTCCGCGCTCACGTACTGCGCGCCGAGCGCGCGCGCCTTCTTGCGCAGCGCCTGCACGAGCCCGTAGCCGTCGAACCAGCCTTCGCCGCGTTCGCCGTAGCAGCCGGCCGCGAGATCGTCGGTGGAAAGCCACGGGAACGTCGCGGCGAGCGCGTCGCGGGGCAGATAGCGGATCTGCGCGCCGAGCGACGTCTGCAGCGCGTGGTTCTCGCGCAGCGTCGCGTCGCCCGCCGGCGTCGCGAGAAACAGGTAGCCGCCTTCGTGCAGATCGATCGACGGGCGCTCGCCGTCGACCGCGAGCCGCTCGCCGAGCGAGCGCAGGAACTCGATTCCGAAGAGCGACATCCGGATCGACAGCGGCGTCGAGAACTGCTGGCGGATCGACGCCGCGGACAGCGCGGACGATGCGCGCGCATAGGTCGGATCGCGCTCGATGACGGTCACGGAGATGCCGGGGTCCATCGTGCGCAGGAAATAGGCGGTTGCGCTGCCGATCACGCCGCCGCCGACGATGACGACTTTCGAATGCATCGAAACTCCATGGGATGGGCGCGATGCGCGCCGGTCGGAAGAAGGGCCGCGCGCGTGCAGCGCGTCGCGTGCGGCCCGCGGAAATCGGGGCGGCCGATCAGCCCCCCTTCGTGACGATCGTCTGCCACGCGCCGTTCTTCACCTGATAGAGCGTCGACATCCCGCTCTTCAGCGAGCCGTCGCCCGCGAACGCGATGCGGCCGGTGATGCCCTCGAAGTCGATCTTCTTCAGCGCGGGCTGATAGGCGCCCGGTTCGGTCGAGCCCGCCGCCTGCATCGCCTTGATCGCGGCCCACGTCGCGTCGTAGCCGAACTGCGCGTACGACAGCACGTCGACGCCGAATCGCTTCTTGAAGCGCGCCTCGAAGTCCTTGCCTTGCGGCAGCTGGTCGAGCGGCCGGCCGTATTCCCACGCCATCGCGCCTTCCGCGGCGGGGCCGGCGATCTTGATGAACTCGGCGTCCTTCACGCCGCCGCCGCCGACGAATTGCGCGGCGAGGCCCAACTGCTTCATCTGCTTGATGAAGTTCGCGGCGAGCGAATCGAGGCCGCCGAAGAAGATCAGATCGACGTTCTTGCTCTTCAGGCTCGTGATCTGCGCACGGAAGTCGACGGCCTGGTTGCTCGTGTATTCGCGCGCGACGATCGCGCTGCCCGCGGCCTTCACGGCCTTGTCGAATTCGTCGGCTTCGCCCTGGCCGAACGCGGTGCGGTCGTCGACGATCGCGATCCGCTTCGCCTTCGACACGTCGACCGCATAGCGGCCCGCGTTGCCCGCGTTCTGGCCGTCGGTCGCGATCACCATGAACACGTTCGCGAGCCCGCGCGACGTGATGACGGGATTCGTCGCGGCCGGATCGATGACGGGGACGCCCGCCTTGTCGTAGACGACCGACGCGGGAATCGTCGTGCCCGAATTGAAGTGGCCGACGACGACCGACACCTTCTTGTCGACGAGGCTCTGCGCGGCCTGCACGCCGATCCGCGGATCGGCCTGGTCGTCCTCGACGACGAGCTCGAAGCGCGCGGGCTTGCCGGCGATCTTGATCTTCTGCGCGCGGGCGTCGTCGAGCGCGAGCTGCACGCCGTTTTGCAGATCCTTGCCGTAGCCCGCGTTGACGCCCGTGAGCGGCGCGGCGAAGCCGACCTTGACGGGCGTGTCGTCGGCGGCGCGCGCGGCGCCGGTTGCACCGCACGCGAGCGCGGCGGCGAGGGCGAGGGAGGGCAGTGACGAGCGGAGTCTCATGTTCATTCCTTTTAGGCGATGCACGAACGGGACGCAAGAAGCGTTGATGCGCGATGCCGATGGCGCTGCGGGCGTTGCGCGAGCGGCGACGGCTATCCGATTTATAGAAGGCCAAATTGGACGAGTCTTGTTGATTTGCGGCGCATCGGATGCGGATTTGCGCATAGCCGTACGGAGGCGCGAGAGGTCGGCGAGCGGCGGGGAAGCGTGGATTCTGCAGACTGTTGGCGAAGTTCGGCGCGCGCGTGCGCGAGCCGGTGCGTGGCGCATTGCAGCAGAAGTGGACGACGCGATGTCGGGCGGTTGGAAGCGGTGGGGGATGTTCGGGTATGAAAGGCCGCAGTCGGTCTTGCTCAGCGCGAGCAGGGCGGATGATCGACGCTGGATGGCCGAATGCCGAATGCCGAATGCCGAACGCTGGATGAGCGATGAGCCATTTGAGGCGCGGGACGCCAAGCGGCGAGACCGCGCCCGCGCGACATGCCGCGTAGCGAAGGGAATGCGACAAGGCGTCTTCGCCGGTGTCGCCGATTTCGCATGACGTGCCGCCCGCGCGCGGTGAACCGACGAAAGTGAGATGGGGCGAGACGCGCCGTGCCGCGCGCGTCTCGCCCCTTCGATTGCAGAGTCGTCGGGCGAGCGAAGCGCCGGTCGATCACACGGCCGCGCGACCGGCCGCCGCGCAGCCGGACGATCGCCTGCGCACGCCCCGCGCGTCCCGCGCGCCGCCGAAGCGGCGCGCGCAATCGCACGAGGCGACGCTCAGACCGTCGCGATCAGCGGATCGCTCATGCTCGGCCGGCCGGTCTCGACGTGCCCGGCGAAGCGGCGCAGGAAGCCGTTCGGCGTGCCGTCGGAGACGGTCAGGTCGTACCAGCTGTGGCTGTCGCGCAGATCCCAGTAGTCGTTGATCCGCTGGCCGGGCTTCAGCTCGTAGACGCGCGGGCTGTCGTTGCCGTACGCGTTCGCCACCGTGAGCCGCACCGTCGCGCGGCCGCGGTTCGACAGACGCAGCGTGATGTTGCCGTTCGCGACGTCGTAGCCGTAGATCACTTCCGGGTTCGCGGTGATGCCGAGCGCCGCCGCGGTCGAGCCGCGGAATTGGCACAGGAAGCCGTTCGGGCCGTACACGGTCAGATCGTAGAGGCTGAGCGTGAGCGCCGTGCTCCATTCGTCCGACAGACGCTTGCGCGCTTCGACCGTGTACGCCCACGGACCGTCGATGCGATTCGCGGCCGTCACCTGGAACGCCGCGCCCGCGCGGCCCGTGTTCGCGAACGTCAGCTTGAACTTGCCCGTCGACGCGTCGATGCGGCCGAACGCGAACAGCTCGTACGGCAGCGCGCGAGCGGCGCGCAGGCCCGCTTCCTGTTTCGGCATCGACTGCGCGACGGGCGGCACCGGCACGTAGCTCGGATGGCGGTTGCGATCGGGCGGCGCGTAGCCGCTCGTGTCGGGCAGTTGCGGCCAGCTGCCGTCGGGGCTCGAGAAGTTGAACGCGGACGTGAGGTCGCCGCACACCGCGCGGCGCCACGGCGTCACGTTCGGCGCGCGCACCGAATAGCGGTCGTTGAAGCGCGCTTCGATGAATTGCAGCAGCGACGTGTGATCGAACGTCTGCGAGCAGACCCAGCCGCCCTTCGTCCACGGCGACACGACGAGCATCGGCACGCGCGGCCCGAGCCCGTAGGGCCCGGCCATGTGCTTCGCGTCGCCCGGGAAGATCTCGCCCGCGGTCGACACCGTCGACAGCCCGTTGTCGCGCGATTGCGGCGCGAACGGCGGCGCGACGTGATCGAAGAAACCGTCGTTTTCGTCGTACGTGATGAAGAGCGCGGTCTTGCTCCACACGTCCGGGTTCGACGTCAGCACCTTCAATACCTGCTCGACGTACCACGCGCCGTAATTCGCCGGCCAGTTCGGATGCTCGGAATACGCTTCCGGCGCGCAGATCCACGACACCTGCGGCAGCGTGCCGTTCTTCACGTCCTGCTGCAGCACGTCGAAGAGGGTGCCGCCCGCGCTCACGTTCGTGCCCGTGCGCGCCTTGTCGTACAGCGGGCTGCCCGGCTGCGCGTTGCGGTACTGGTTGAAGTAGAGAAGCGAGTTGTCGCCGTAGTTACCGATGTACGGATTCTGCGTCCAGCCCCACGCGCCCGCGGCGTCGAGGCCCGTGCCGATGTCCTGATAGATCTTCCACGATACGCCCGCCTGTTCGAGCGTCTCCGGATACGTGCTCCAGCCGTAGCCGGCTTCTTCGTTGCCGAGCACGGGGCCGCCGCCCGCGCCGTCGTTGCCGACGTAGCCCGTCCACATGTAGTAGCGGTTCGGATCGGTCGAGCTCGGGATCGAGCAATGGTATGCGTCGCAGATCGTGAACGCGTCGGCGAGCTGGTAGTGGAACGGGATATCGTTGCGTTCGAGGTACGCCATCGTCGTCGTTCCCTTGTTCGCGATCCAGCGGTCGCAGCGGCCCTTGTTCCAGGCGCCGTGCGTGTCCTGCCAGCCGTGCGGCAGGTCCTGCAGGAACTGCATGCCGAGATTGGACGCGTCCGGATGGAACGGCAGCAGCTCGGCCGGACCGAGGAGCACCGGCTGATGGAACACCGACTTGCCGTTCTGCATCGCGAGCGGGCGCGGATCGCCGAAGCCGCGCACGCCGCGCAGCTTGCCGAAGTAATGGTCGAACGAGC
Proteins encoded in this region:
- a CDS encoding glycosyltransferase family 4 protein, whose protein sequence is MRIAQIAPLHEAVPPKLYGGTERVVSYLTEALVEMGHDVTLFASGDSQTSAKLEAVWPQALRLDPTIRDVMAPHMLLLEEVRRRADEFDVLHFHIDYYPFPLFSRQPVPHLTTLHGRLDLPELQPIFNTFDNVPVVSISDNQRVPLPQASWLSTVYHGLPENLLKPIPDVKPGYLAFLGRISPEKRVDTAIRIAEQAGMPIKIAAKLDKADRAYYEEKIKPLFSLPHVEYIGEISEAEKAEFLGNAHALLFPIDWPEPFGLVMIEAMACGTPVIAFKRGSVPEVIDNGVSGFVVEDELSAVAAVKRLHTLPRERVRGAFDARFTSKVMAQNYVKGYEELLRQKRRTVLREVNAG
- a CDS encoding DUF2214 family protein: MLTVRWLLAAVHLLAFGFALASIAARNRALRRVAASRQSADLPDVFRADAIWGVSALVLITTGIVRAFGGFEKGGEYYLHAPLFHLKMGALALILVFELVPMMGLIRWRVTARRGMLPDLARAPAYARIGHVQAALVVVIVFAAAGMARGVGL
- a CDS encoding NAD(P)/FAD-dependent oxidoreductase: MHSKVVIVGGGVIGSATAYFLRTMDPGISVTVIERDPTYARASSALSAASIRQQFSTPLSIRMSLFGIEFLRSLGERLAVDGERPSIDLHEGGYLFLATPAGDATLRENHALQTSLGAQIRYLPRDALAATFPWLSTDDLAAGCYGERGEGWFDGYGLVQALRKKARALGAQYVSADVTGARVDGRRVTQLLAGDGHAYDCDAMVNAAGPWARTIAAFVGVDLPVHARRRSIFNVTSPAVLPRCPLVVDPSGVYFRPEGASFICGAAPPPERDFDDLPLDDVDHALFDDLIWPTLAQRVPQFEALRVARSWSGYYEYNVLDQNAIIGPHPDVDNCIFANGFSGHGLQQGPATGRGVAELILHGRYASLDLSPLGFERVLAGRPIVEKNVV
- a CDS encoding branched-chain amino acid ABC transporter substrate-binding protein, translating into MRLRSSLPSLALAAALACGATGAARAADDTPVKVGFAAPLTGVNAGYGKDLQNGVQLALDDARAQKIKIAGKPARFELVVEDDQADPRIGVQAAQSLVDKKVSVVVGHFNSGTTIPASVVYDKAGVPVIDPAATNPVITSRGLANVFMVIATDGQNAGNAGRYAVDVSKAKRIAIVDDRTAFGQGEADEFDKAVKAAGSAIVAREYTSNQAVDFRAQITSLKSKNVDLIFFGGLDSLAANFIKQMKQLGLAAQFVGGGGVKDAEFIKIAGPAAEGAMAWEYGRPLDQLPQGKDFEARFKKRFGVDVLSYAQFGYDATWAAIKAMQAAGSTEPGAYQPALKKIDFEGITGRIAFAGDGSLKSGMSTLYQVKNGAWQTIVTKGG
- a CDS encoding phosphocholine-specific phospholipase C, coding for MTNQNRRDFLRLAAGTAGAAALQLFPPVIREALAIPANRRTGTIRDIEHVVILMQENRSFDHYFGKLRGVRGFGDPRPLAMQNGKSVFHQPVLLGPAELLPFHPDASNLGMQFLQDLPHGWQDTHGAWNKGRCDRWIANKGTTTMAYLERNDIPFHYQLADAFTICDAYHCSIPSSTDPNRYYMWTGYVGNDGAGGGPVLGNEEAGYGWSTYPETLEQAGVSWKIYQDIGTGLDAAGAWGWTQNPYIGNYGDNSLLYFNQYRNAQPGSPLYDKARTGTNVSAGGTLFDVLQQDVKNGTLPQVSWICAPEAYSEHPNWPANYGAWYVEQVLKVLTSNPDVWSKTALFITYDENDGFFDHVAPPFAPQSRDNGLSTVSTAGEIFPGDAKHMAGPYGLGPRVPMLVVSPWTKGGWVCSQTFDHTSLLQFIEARFNDRYSVRAPNVTPWRRAVCGDLTSAFNFSSPDGSWPQLPDTSGYAPPDRNRHPSYVPVPPVAQSMPKQEAGLRAARALPYELFAFGRIDASTGKFKLTFANTGRAGAAFQVTAANRIDGPWAYTVEARKRLSDEWSTALTLSLYDLTVYGPNGFLCQFRGSTAAALGITANPEVIYGYDVANGNITLRLSNRGRATVRLTVANAYGNDSPRVYELKPGQRINDYWDLRDSHSWYDLTVSDGTPNGFLRRFAGHVETGRPSMSDPLIATV